Proteins co-encoded in one Bacillus paramycoides genomic window:
- the malL gene encoding oligo-1,6-glucosidase, producing MEKQWWKESVVYQIYPRSFMDSNGDGIGDLRGIISKLDYLKELGIDVIWLSPVYESPNDDNGYDISDYCKIMNEFGTMEDWDELLHEMHERNMKLMMDLVVNHTSDEHNWFIESRKSKDNKYRDYYLWRPGKEGKEPNNWGAAFSGSAWQYDEMTDEYYLHLFSKKQPDLNWDNEKVRQDVYEMMKFWLEKGIDGFRMDVINFISKEEGLPTVETEEEGYVSGHKYFMNGPNIHKYLHEMNEEVLSYYDIMTVGEMPGVTTEEAKLYTGEERKELQMVFQFEHMDLDSGEGGKWDVKPCSLLTLKDNLTKWQKALEHTGWNSLYWNNHDQPRVVSRFGNDEMYRIESAKMLATVLHMMKGTPYIYQGEEIGMTNVRFESIDEYRDIETLNMYKEKVIERGEDIEKVMQSIYIKGRDNARTPMQWDDQNHAGFTTGEPWITVNPNYKEINVKQAIQNKDSIFYYYKKLIELRKNNEIIVYGSYDLILENNPSIFAYVRTYGEEKLVVIANFTAEECVFELPEDISYSEAELFIHNYDVVSGSIENMTLRPYEAMVFKLK from the coding sequence ATGGAAAAACAGTGGTGGAAAGAAAGTGTAGTATATCAAATTTATCCTCGTAGCTTTATGGATAGTAACGGTGATGGTATTGGGGATCTTCGCGGTATTATTTCAAAGTTAGATTACTTAAAAGAATTAGGGATTGATGTAATTTGGTTATCACCAGTCTATGAATCTCCAAATGACGATAATGGTTATGATATAAGTGATTATTGTAAAATTATGAATGAGTTCGGAACAATGGAAGATTGGGATGAGCTATTACATGAAATGCATGAACGTAATATGAAACTTATGATGGACTTAGTTGTGAATCATACTTCTGATGAACATAATTGGTTTATTGAATCACGTAAATCAAAAGATAATAAATATAGAGATTATTATCTATGGCGTCCTGGAAAAGAAGGAAAAGAGCCGAATAACTGGGGAGCAGCTTTTAGTGGATCAGCATGGCAGTATGATGAAATGACAGATGAATATTATTTACATCTGTTTTCTAAAAAACAGCCAGATTTAAATTGGGATAATGAAAAGGTAAGACAAGATGTTTATGAAATGATGAAGTTTTGGTTAGAAAAAGGAATTGATGGCTTCCGTATGGATGTGATTAATTTTATCTCTAAAGAAGAGGGATTACCGACGGTTGAAACAGAAGAAGAGGGATATGTTTCAGGTCATAAGTATTTTATGAACGGCCCAAACATTCATAAATATTTACATGAAATGAATGAAGAAGTATTGTCTTATTATGATATTATGACGGTTGGTGAAATGCCTGGTGTAACAACGGAAGAAGCAAAATTGTATACTGGGGAAGAACGTAAAGAACTGCAGATGGTATTCCAATTTGAACATATGGATTTAGATTCAGGAGAAGGCGGAAAATGGGATGTAAAACCATGTTCACTCCTTACTTTAAAAGATAATTTAACGAAATGGCAAAAAGCATTAGAGCATACGGGATGGAATAGTCTGTATTGGAATAACCATGATCAACCTCGCGTTGTATCTCGTTTTGGTAATGATGAAATGTATCGCATTGAATCTGCAAAAATGTTAGCGACGGTGCTTCATATGATGAAAGGAACACCGTATATTTATCAAGGAGAAGAAATCGGAATGACGAACGTTCGATTTGAATCGATTGATGAATATCGAGATATTGAAACATTAAATATGTATAAGGAAAAAGTTATAGAGCGCGGTGAAGATATAGAGAAAGTGATGCAATCTATTTATATAAAAGGACGAGATAATGCTAGAACACCGATGCAGTGGGACGATCAGAATCATGCTGGATTCACAACAGGTGAGCCTTGGATTACGGTAAACCCTAATTACAAAGAAATTAATGTGAAACAAGCAATCCAAAATAAAGATTCAATTTTCTATTACTATAAAAAATTAATTGAGTTACGTAAAAATAATGAGATTATTGTGTATGGATCATATGATTTAATATTGGAGAATAATCCATCTATTTTTGCATACGTAAGAACATATGGAGAAGAAAAACTTGTTGTTATTGCAAACTTTACTGCGGAAGAATGTGTGTTTGAATTACCTGAGGACATTAGTTATAGTGAGGCAGAGTTATTCATACACAATTACGACGTAGTGAGTGGATCGATAGAAAACATGACATTACGTCCGTATGAAGCGATGGTATTCAAATTGAAATAA
- a CDS encoding ABC transporter ATP-binding protein: protein MAELKLENIYKIYDNNVTAVTDFNLHIQDKEFIVFVGPSGCGKSTTLRMVAGLEDISKGEFSIDGKLMNDVPPKDRDIAMVFQNYALYPHMSVYDNMAFGLKLRKIPKDEIDRRVKDAAKILGLEQYLDRKPKALSGGQRQRVALGRAIVRDAKVFLMDEPLSNLDAKLRVAMRSEISKLHHRLGTTTIYVTHDQTEAMTMASRLVVMKDGKIQQIGTPKEVYETPENIFVGGFIGSPAMNFFRGKLTETDFVIDNAIKIKVTEGKMKMLREQGYVNKDIVLGIRPEDIHDELLFLEASQSTAFTTKIEVAELLGAESILYMKLGDQDFAARVDARHTFSPGDQIKLAFDMNKAHFFDSQTEQRIR, encoded by the coding sequence ATGGCAGAACTGAAATTAGAAAACATTTATAAAATATATGATAATAACGTAACAGCTGTAACAGACTTCAATTTACACATTCAAGATAAAGAGTTCATCGTATTTGTCGGTCCTTCTGGATGCGGAAAATCTACAACATTACGAATGGTTGCTGGACTTGAAGATATTTCAAAAGGAGAGTTTTCAATTGATGGTAAGCTAATGAATGATGTCCCTCCAAAAGATCGCGATATCGCAATGGTCTTCCAAAACTATGCTCTATATCCACATATGAGTGTGTATGATAATATGGCATTTGGATTAAAACTTAGAAAAATACCAAAAGATGAAATCGATCGTCGTGTGAAAGATGCAGCAAAAATTTTAGGACTGGAACAATATTTAGATAGAAAACCGAAAGCTTTATCCGGTGGGCAACGTCAACGTGTTGCTTTAGGGAGAGCAATCGTTCGAGACGCGAAAGTATTCTTAATGGATGAGCCTTTATCTAACTTAGACGCTAAATTACGTGTTGCGATGCGCTCAGAAATTTCTAAGTTACACCATCGCCTTGGAACGACAACAATCTATGTAACACATGATCAAACTGAAGCAATGACAATGGCTTCTCGTCTTGTTGTTATGAAGGACGGAAAGATTCAACAAATTGGAACTCCAAAAGAAGTATATGAAACACCTGAAAACATTTTTGTTGGTGGATTTATCGGCTCTCCAGCGATGAATTTCTTCCGTGGTAAATTAACTGAAACCGATTTCGTTATAGACAATGCAATAAAAATTAAAGTAACTGAAGGCAAAATGAAGATGTTACGTGAACAAGGCTATGTAAATAAAGACATTGTTTTAGGTATTCGTCCTGAAGACATTCATGATGAACTATTATTTTTAGAAGCTTCACAATCTACTGCCTTTACAACAAAAATCGAAGTTGCTGAATTGTTAGGTGCTGAATCTATTTTATATATGAAACTGGGAGATCAAGATTTTGCAGCACGTGTTGATGCAAGACATACATTTTCACCTGGTGACCAAATTAAACTAGCATTTGATATGAATAAAGCACATTTCTTTGATAGCCAAACCGAACAACGTATTCGTTAA
- a CDS encoding alpha-glycosidase: MLKEAIYHRPKDNYAYAYDEKTIHIRIRTKRDDVQSATLIYGDPYDWKDGKWITSSTPMKKTGSTALFDFWSISIEPKFKRLRYGFELNTETETLIYTERGFFSSVPNDDVGNFFCFPFIHAHDVFKAPSWIKDTVWYQIFPERFANGDCALNPENTLPWGSAEPTPTNFFGGDFAGIIQNLDYLVKLGISGIYFTPIFKAHSNHKYDTIDYMEIDPQFGTKETFKELVQACHTHGIKVMLDAVFNHSGYFFDKFQDVLEKGEQSAYKEWFHIHEFPIKTDPLPNYDTFAFTPYMPKLNTAHPDVKEYLLEVGRYWVREFNIDGWRLDVANEVDHSFWREFRSEIKALNSEVYILGEIWHDALPWLQGDQFDAVMSYPVTNALLSYFANDSIKANEFKKQITESLHSYSMNVNEAAFHLLDSHDTPRILTTCNGDKNKLKLLYVFHLSFIGSPCIYYGDEIGMDGGMDPDCRKCMVWDTKEQDHTLFTHVQTLISLRKQYKAFGGHGTFQFIEANDEHNYISYTKTYEDETIFFVLNPTNSDITASLPLHVTGKKIINIYTNEEFSAEASVLQVTLPPYGFSILKW, encoded by the coding sequence ATGCTTAAAGAAGCCATTTATCATAGGCCAAAAGATAATTACGCATACGCTTACGATGAAAAAACAATTCACATCCGAATACGTACGAAAAGAGACGATGTTCAAAGCGCCACTCTTATTTATGGTGATCCTTATGATTGGAAAGACGGGAAATGGATTACATCAAGTACACCGATGAAAAAAACTGGTTCTACTGCATTGTTTGATTTCTGGTCCATTTCCATTGAACCAAAATTTAAGCGCTTACGTTATGGATTCGAATTAAACACGGAGACAGAAACGCTTATTTATACAGAGCGAGGATTTTTTTCTAGCGTTCCAAATGATGACGTTGGTAACTTTTTCTGTTTCCCATTTATTCATGCACATGATGTATTCAAAGCGCCTTCCTGGATTAAAGATACTGTCTGGTATCAAATTTTCCCAGAACGGTTCGCTAATGGAGATTGTGCACTAAATCCAGAAAACACCCTTCCTTGGGGCAGCGCTGAGCCTACTCCAACTAATTTCTTCGGGGGAGATTTTGCTGGTATTATTCAAAACCTTGATTATCTTGTTAAGCTTGGAATTTCGGGAATATATTTCACACCTATTTTCAAAGCACATTCAAACCATAAGTATGACACAATTGACTACATGGAAATCGATCCTCAATTTGGCACAAAAGAGACTTTCAAAGAACTCGTTCAGGCATGTCATACACACGGTATAAAAGTAATGCTCGATGCCGTATTTAATCATAGCGGATACTTTTTCGATAAATTTCAAGACGTACTAGAAAAGGGTGAGCAATCAGCATATAAAGAGTGGTTCCATATTCATGAGTTCCCAATTAAAACTGATCCACTTCCAAATTATGATACTTTCGCGTTTACACCGTATATGCCTAAATTAAATACAGCACACCCAGATGTAAAAGAATACTTACTTGAAGTAGGGCGTTATTGGGTAAGAGAATTCAACATAGACGGTTGGCGCCTTGATGTAGCAAATGAAGTCGACCATAGCTTTTGGAGAGAATTCCGAAGTGAGATAAAAGCATTAAATTCTGAAGTATATATTTTAGGTGAAATTTGGCATGATGCACTTCCATGGCTACAAGGAGATCAATTTGATGCTGTAATGAGCTATCCCGTTACAAATGCTCTACTGTCTTACTTTGCTAACGATTCCATTAAAGCAAATGAATTTAAGAAACAAATCACAGAATCTCTACATTCCTACTCTATGAATGTAAATGAAGCAGCGTTTCATTTATTAGATAGCCATGATACACCAAGAATATTGACAACATGTAACGGAGATAAAAATAAGTTAAAGTTACTTTATGTATTCCACCTTTCTTTCATCGGCTCTCCTTGCATTTATTACGGAGACGAAATTGGTATGGACGGCGGTATGGATCCAGATTGTCGCAAATGTATGGTTTGGGATACGAAAGAACAAGATCATACATTATTTACACATGTACAAACATTAATTTCATTACGAAAGCAATATAAAGCATTTGGAGGACATGGTACTTTCCAATTCATTGAAGCAAATGATGAACATAATTATATTTCTTATACGAAAACGTATGAAGATGAAACGATCTTTTTCGTTTTAAATCCGACTAACAGTGACATTACAGCTTCACTCCCTCTCCATGTTACTGGAAAGAAAATCATTAACATTTATACAAACGAAGAATTTTCAGCGGAAGCAAGTGTATTACAAGTTACACTTCCTCCATACGGATTCTCCATATTAAAATGGTAA
- a CDS encoding extracellular solute-binding protein, with protein sequence MKKALSLLTVSALSIGMLSACGPKDSGKKEESKAKKDYDLLVWEDEKKGVGLEQAVKSFEKKYNVKVKVEEVQMTKQIEKLRLDGPAGTGPDVVTLPHDHIGNAVTEGLLSEVKVDDTVKSKFTDLSIEAQTYNGKIYGLPKAIETPIFIYNKKLMQKAPETMDELFNFSKDFTKDGKYGFLALGDNFYFANAFMAGMGGYVFGEKDGKPNANDIGLNNSGAVQGAEYIQKWYKEKLFPKGIIGESGGSAADGLFNEGKAASIMNGPWAFQAMEKAGIDYGVAPMPKLPNGQPMKTFVGVKGWHVTSFSKQNDLATKFTEWVTNEENAKIRFEKTKEIPPVKSVMEDPIIKDNEAAKAVATQSENGIPMPNIPEMQEVWKPAGDALQLVVSDKEAPKSALDSAVKQIKGNIEANHSKKK encoded by the coding sequence ATGAAGAAAGCATTATCATTATTAACGGTTTCAGCATTATCAATTGGTATGTTATCTGCATGTGGACCGAAAGATTCAGGGAAAAAAGAGGAAAGTAAAGCGAAAAAAGACTATGATCTTCTTGTTTGGGAAGATGAGAAAAAGGGTGTTGGTCTAGAGCAAGCTGTGAAAAGTTTTGAAAAGAAATATAATGTGAAAGTAAAAGTTGAAGAGGTTCAGATGACGAAACAAATAGAAAAACTTCGTCTCGATGGTCCAGCTGGCACAGGGCCAGATGTTGTAACATTACCACATGATCATATTGGTAATGCGGTAACAGAAGGACTACTTTCAGAAGTGAAAGTAGATGATACAGTAAAAAGTAAATTTACAGATTTATCAATAGAAGCACAAACATATAACGGAAAAATATACGGTTTACCAAAAGCGATTGAAACACCAATCTTTATTTATAATAAAAAATTGATGCAAAAAGCACCTGAAACGATGGATGAACTGTTTAACTTCTCAAAAGACTTTACGAAAGATGGAAAATACGGATTTTTAGCACTAGGAGATAATTTCTACTTCGCTAATGCATTTATGGCAGGTATGGGCGGTTATGTATTTGGTGAAAAAGATGGAAAGCCAAATGCAAATGATATTGGATTAAATAATAGCGGTGCAGTACAAGGTGCTGAATACATTCAAAAATGGTACAAAGAAAAGTTATTCCCGAAAGGTATTATCGGTGAATCTGGTGGTTCAGCTGCAGATGGATTATTTAATGAAGGAAAAGCAGCATCTATTATGAATGGTCCATGGGCATTCCAAGCGATGGAAAAGGCTGGAATAGATTATGGTGTTGCTCCAATGCCGAAATTACCAAATGGTCAACCAATGAAAACGTTTGTTGGAGTTAAAGGATGGCATGTAACAAGTTTCTCTAAACAAAATGATTTAGCTACAAAATTCACTGAGTGGGTAACGAATGAAGAAAACGCAAAAATTCGATTTGAGAAAACAAAAGAAATTCCTCCAGTAAAATCAGTAATGGAAGATCCAATTATTAAAGATAACGAAGCTGCAAAAGCAGTTGCAACGCAATCTGAAAATGGAATTCCAATGCCAAACATTCCAGAAATGCAAGAAGTTTGGAAACCAGCTGGAGATGCGCTTCAATTAGTTGTATCAGATAAAGAAGCACCAAAATCCGCACTTGATAGTGCAGTGAAACAAATTAAAGGTAATATTGAGGCAAATCATAGTAAGAAAAAATAA
- the malC gene encoding maltosaccharide ABC transporter permease MalC translates to MQTSMEPAKGLNHSKHRKMATMLSIIPGVGQMYNKQFVKGLIFLVLTGSFIVAFADLLNMGLWGIVTLGTEVPRDHSVFLLVEGILALIVIVFGLGIYAFNLYDAYQNGKKRDIGTPLNSVKEQYRNLLDQGFPYLMVSPGFLLLIFVVVFPIIFVILIGFTNYDLYHSPPAKLVDWVGFKNFIDIFTLPMWRETFLSVFSWTVIWTFVATTLQVALGIFLAIIVNQPGIKGKAIIRTIFILPWAVPAFVSILVFAGMFNETFGAINNQVLALFGIEKIAWMTDPFWSKIALIMIQTWLGFPFVFAMTTGILQSIPGELYEAATVDGATAWQQFRKITLPLVLYATAPILITQYTFNFNNFSIIYLFNNGGPAVSGQNAGGTDILISWIYKLTMTSAQYGKAAALTMILSLIVITVALWQFKRTKSFQEEDMM, encoded by the coding sequence ATGCAAACATCTATGGAACCTGCAAAGGGGTTAAACCATTCAAAGCATAGGAAAATGGCAACCATGTTATCAATCATTCCAGGCGTGGGCCAAATGTATAATAAGCAATTTGTAAAAGGTCTTATTTTTCTTGTATTAACAGGTTCATTTATTGTAGCCTTTGCTGATTTATTAAATATGGGATTATGGGGAATTGTAACGCTTGGTACAGAAGTTCCACGTGATCATTCTGTCTTTCTATTAGTAGAAGGAATCTTGGCACTCATTGTCATCGTATTTGGGCTCGGAATATATGCATTTAATTTATATGATGCATACCAAAACGGGAAGAAACGTGATATAGGAACACCATTAAACTCTGTAAAAGAGCAATACCGTAATTTACTAGATCAAGGTTTTCCATATTTAATGGTTTCACCAGGTTTTCTATTACTTATCTTTGTAGTTGTATTTCCAATCATCTTCGTAATTTTAATTGGATTTACGAACTATGATTTATATCATTCTCCTCCAGCTAAATTAGTAGATTGGGTAGGATTTAAAAACTTTATTGATATCTTTACATTACCGATGTGGAGAGAGACATTTTTAAGTGTATTTTCTTGGACTGTCATTTGGACATTTGTTGCAACGACATTACAAGTTGCGCTTGGTATTTTTTTAGCGATTATCGTAAATCAGCCTGGTATTAAAGGGAAGGCAATTATTCGAACAATCTTTATTTTACCGTGGGCTGTTCCAGCATTCGTATCTATTCTTGTATTTGCTGGTATGTTTAATGAAACATTTGGAGCAATTAATAACCAAGTATTAGCTTTATTCGGGATTGAAAAGATTGCTTGGATGACAGACCCGTTTTGGTCAAAGATTGCTTTAATTATGATTCAAACGTGGCTTGGTTTCCCGTTCGTCTTTGCAATGACAACAGGTATACTGCAATCGATTCCAGGAGAATTATATGAAGCGGCTACAGTAGATGGAGCAACTGCTTGGCAACAGTTCCGCAAAATTACATTGCCACTTGTGTTATACGCAACAGCGCCAATATTAATTACGCAATATACGTTTAACTTTAATAATTTTAGTATTATTTATCTATTTAATAACGGGGGACCTGCTGTGTCTGGACAAAATGCAGGTGGAACGGATATTTTAATTTCATGGATCTATAAGTTAACGATGACTTCGGCTCAGTACGGCAAAGCAGCAGCTCTTACAATGATTTTATCGTTAATCGTTATTACAGTTGCGTTATGGCAATTTAAGAGAACAAAATCATTCCAAGAAGAGGATATGATGTAA
- the malD gene encoding maltosaccharide ABC transporter permease MalD gives MNIKRQKMLRLSLSYLVIFIMCAIIFYPLLWIIGSSFNPGDSLSGSSIIPKNATLDHYRKLLDLDSSNYLLWYKNTLKVSVMTMIFSVLAISFTAYAFSRYRFVGRKNGLLTFLILQMIPNFAALIALYILAQLTGLLDTHLALILIYVGGAIPMNTWLMKGYFDTIPKELDESARMDGAGHFRIFWQIIMPLAKPIVAVVALFTFIGPFTDFILASIILRTPENYTLAVGLYEMVAKKFGNEFTTFAAGSVLIAIPISILFLSLQKYFISGLTAGGTKG, from the coding sequence ATGAATATTAAACGACAAAAGATGCTACGTCTTTCATTAAGTTATTTAGTTATCTTCATAATGTGTGCAATTATTTTCTATCCATTACTATGGATAATTGGCTCATCGTTTAATCCAGGGGATAGTTTATCTGGGTCAAGTATTATTCCGAAAAATGCCACATTAGATCATTATCGCAAGCTACTTGATCTCGATTCAAGTAATTACTTACTTTGGTATAAAAATACTTTGAAAGTTAGCGTAATGACGATGATTTTCTCTGTACTAGCCATTAGTTTTACTGCTTATGCATTTTCGAGATATCGTTTTGTTGGAAGAAAGAATGGTTTATTAACATTTTTAATTCTGCAAATGATCCCAAACTTTGCAGCGTTAATCGCACTATATATATTAGCTCAGTTAACAGGATTACTTGATACACATCTTGCATTAATTTTAATTTATGTAGGCGGAGCCATTCCGATGAATACATGGCTAATGAAAGGGTATTTTGATACGATTCCGAAAGAATTGGATGAGTCAGCTCGTATGGATGGAGCAGGACATTTCCGTATTTTTTGGCAAATCATTATGCCACTTGCAAAGCCGATCGTAGCAGTTGTAGCGTTATTCACTTTCATCGGTCCATTTACAGATTTCATTTTAGCAAGTATTATTTTGCGCACACCGGAAAATTATACGTTAGCAGTTGGGTTATATGAAATGGTAGCGAAGAAATTTGGTAATGAATTTACAACGTTTGCAGCGGGTTCGGTATTGATTGCAATCCCAATTTCAATTTTATTCCTATCACTACAAAAATACTTTATCTCTGGTTTAACTGCTGGAGGTACGAAAGGATGA
- the malR gene encoding maltose operon transcriptional repressor MalR — protein sequence MTVTIKDVAKKANVAPSTVSRVIADNPSISEKTKRRVRKVMSELGYHPNLNARNLANQTTKTLGLVMPSSASKAFQNPFFPEVIRGISSFAHVEGYALYMSTGETEDEIFNGVVKMVQGRQIGGIILLYSRENDRIIQYLHEQNFPFVLIGKPYDRKDEITYVDNDNYTAAREVAEYLISLGHKQIAFIGGGSDLLVTRDRLAGMSDALKLADIVLPKEYILHFDFSRESGQQAVEELMGLKQPPTAIMATDDLIGLGVLSALSKKGFVVPKDVSIVSFNNALLSEISSPPLSTVDVNIYQLGYEAAKALVDKVENAESTAKCIIIPHKLLKRQTCDHYA from the coding sequence ATGACAGTTACAATTAAAGATGTGGCGAAGAAGGCGAATGTAGCACCATCTACCGTTTCTCGTGTAATTGCTGATAATCCAAGTATAAGTGAAAAAACAAAGCGTCGTGTGCGGAAAGTAATGAGTGAACTAGGGTATCATCCCAATTTAAACGCAAGAAACCTAGCTAATCAAACAACAAAAACACTTGGTCTTGTTATGCCAAGTTCTGCAAGTAAAGCTTTTCAAAATCCGTTTTTCCCAGAAGTTATAAGAGGGATTAGTTCATTTGCACATGTGGAAGGGTATGCGCTTTATATGTCGACAGGTGAAACGGAAGATGAAATTTTTAATGGTGTTGTAAAGATGGTGCAGGGACGCCAAATTGGTGGCATTATTCTTTTATACTCAAGAGAGAACGACCGGATTATTCAATACTTGCATGAACAAAATTTCCCGTTTGTTTTAATTGGGAAACCATATGATCGAAAAGATGAAATTACATATGTAGATAATGACAATTATACAGCTGCAAGAGAAGTAGCAGAATATTTGATTTCATTAGGCCATAAACAAATCGCGTTCATCGGCGGTGGATCAGATTTACTTGTAACGCGGGATCGTTTGGCTGGTATGAGTGATGCTTTAAAATTAGCAGACATTGTATTACCAAAAGAGTATATTTTACATTTTGATTTTTCAAGAGAAAGTGGTCAACAAGCCGTGGAGGAATTAATGGGGCTGAAGCAACCACCAACAGCAATTATGGCAACGGATGACCTGATTGGACTTGGTGTGCTAAGTGCACTTTCTAAAAAAGGATTTGTTGTACCGAAGGATGTTTCAATTGTAAGCTTTAATAATGCTTTATTATCAGAAATTTCGAGTCCGCCACTTTCAACAGTTGATGTGAATATATATCAGCTAGGATATGAAGCTGCAAAAGCTTTAGTTGATAAAGTAGAGAATGCAGAGTCTACTGCAAAGTGTATCATTATTCCGCATAAATTACTGAAGCGTCAAACTTGTGATCATTATGCATAA
- a CDS encoding aminotransferase A, with translation MEQFINPRVKDIQISGIRQFSNMIQNYDNLISLTIGQPDFPTPSLVKEAAKRAITENYTSYTHNAGLLELRKAACNFVKDNYDLHYSPEKETIVTIGASEAIDVAFRTILEPGTEVILPAPIYPGYEPIIRLCGATPIFIDVRETGFRLTAEVLENAITEKTRCVVLPYPSNPTGVTLSKEELQDIVDVLKDKNIFVLSDEIYSELVYEQKHTSIAHFPEMREKTIVINGLSKSHSMTGWRIGLLFATSYLAGHILKVHQYNVTCATSIAQYAAIEALTAAKDAPKMMRHQYKKRRDYVYNRLIQMGLTVEKPTGAFYLFPYVGHLTTSSFDFALDLVKEAGLAVVPGTAFSEYGEGYLRLSYAYSIETLKEGCDRLEAFLQQKAKS, from the coding sequence ATGGAACAATTCATTAACCCTAGAGTGAAGGACATCCAAATTTCTGGAATCCGTCAATTCTCTAACATGATTCAAAACTATGATAATCTTATCTCTTTAACAATTGGACAACCTGATTTTCCTACACCTTCTCTCGTAAAAGAAGCGGCAAAACGGGCTATTACAGAAAATTATACAAGCTATACACATAACGCTGGTTTACTAGAATTACGCAAGGCAGCTTGTAACTTTGTAAAAGATAACTACGATTTACATTATTCACCTGAAAAAGAAACCATCGTTACAATCGGTGCCAGTGAAGCAATTGATGTTGCATTTCGAACGATTTTAGAGCCAGGAACAGAAGTCATTTTACCTGCCCCTATTTATCCAGGATACGAGCCAATTATTCGATTATGCGGCGCAACACCAATTTTTATCGATGTACGTGAAACTGGCTTCCGTTTAACAGCTGAAGTACTAGAAAATGCCATTACAGAAAAAACAAGATGCGTTGTACTGCCGTACCCTTCTAATCCAACTGGTGTAACTTTATCAAAAGAAGAACTACAAGATATTGTAGATGTTTTAAAAGATAAAAACATTTTCGTCCTTTCTGATGAAATTTATAGCGAACTTGTATATGAACAAAAACATACATCTATCGCTCATTTCCCAGAAATGCGTGAAAAGACTATCGTCATTAACGGTTTATCAAAATCTCATTCTATGACTGGCTGGCGTATCGGTCTATTATTCGCAACAAGCTATTTAGCAGGACATATATTAAAAGTCCATCAATACAACGTAACATGCGCTACTTCAATCGCTCAGTACGCTGCAATTGAAGCATTAACAGCTGCTAAAGATGCACCAAAAATGATGCGTCATCAATACAAAAAACGCCGCGATTACGTATATAATAGACTCATTCAAATGGGCTTAACAGTCGAAAAGCCAACAGGTGCATTTTACTTATTCCCATATGTTGGCCATTTAACAACTTCATCCTTTGACTTTGCACTTGATCTTGTCAAAGAAGCTGGACTTGCCGTCGTTCCTGGAACAGCATTCTCTGAATATGGTGAAGGCTACCTCCGCTTATCCTATGCGTATAGTATCGAAACTTTAAAAGAAGGCTGTGACCGTTTAGAAGCCTTTCTACAACAAAAAGCTAAGAGTTAA